One genomic region from Leptolyngbyaceae cyanobacterium JSC-12 encodes:
- a CDS encoding hypothetical protein (IMG reference gene:2510094343) codes for MNTFTLPADRLPSKAFSLSFKEPTFRDRREVSAAYPTKETRPGYSLDELLFATSITAVNGIELTQSAPRDPIELLKEMPQADEQYALMVFLSMFTLDEELEKSSRQLGTAFKTLLDVQHTIKKDQMPRQKFSVTFRKLVSGQRMALERHYPGLDSNCGYSFDEMLLAASITHVDGHPVEPVSNARDIIGRLDGWSHLDAQFVSNVFLNAVTIDKQEAQDAKDLGKLLLQGTQEELIAVGAQTSGKRGKASSQESVTAT; via the coding sequence ATGAATACGTTTACACTGCCAGCCGATCGGCTACCATCAAAAGCCTTTTCGTTGAGTTTTAAGGAGCCAACGTTTAGAGATAGAAGAGAAGTCAGCGCTGCATATCCTACTAAAGAAACACGACCTGGTTATTCTTTAGATGAGTTGTTGTTTGCTACGTCCATTACTGCTGTAAATGGTATAGAACTTACTCAGTCTGCACCTCGTGATCCTATCGAGCTGTTGAAAGAAATGCCACAAGCCGATGAACAGTATGCGCTTATGGTCTTTTTATCAATGTTCACTTTAGATGAAGAGTTGGAAAAAAGCTCTCGTCAACTAGGAACTGCATTTAAGACCTTATTAGACGTGCAGCATACGATCAAAAAGGATCAGATGCCTCGTCAAAAGTTCAGTGTTACTTTTCGCAAACTAGTTTCTGGACAACGGATGGCACTGGAGCGGCATTATCCTGGACTTGACTCAAACTGTGGTTACTCGTTCGATGAGATGTTGTTAGCAGCATCAATAACTCATGTAGACGGACATCCGGTTGAACCTGTTAGCAATGCTCGTGACATTATTGGTCGTCTTGATGGCTGGAGTCATCTTGACGCACAGTTTGTGTCAAATGTATTTTTGAATGCTGTAACTATTGATAAGCAAGAAGCTCAAGATGCTAAAGACTTGGGAAAGTTACTACTTCAGGGTACCCAAGAGGAGCTTATTGCCGTTGGTGCTCAAACCTCTGGCAAGCGCGGCAAAGCGTCCTCTCAAGAGTCTGTAACAGCGACTTAA
- a CDS encoding hypothetical protein (IMG reference gene:2510094344) yields MTQQLEKHSIWEKSSSYLDNVLTDQDIANLVWQRDDAAKKLSQKLGIDVWVSVNQYVTISWETWHDLDDLTKRAIGLEIEALAQDKQKAVREQESKLENLITKDSLALKFPNQTNSSIGRFMS; encoded by the coding sequence TTGACGCAACAGCTTGAGAAACACTCAATCTGGGAAAAATCCAGTTCCTATCTTGACAATGTTTTAACAGACCAAGATATTGCAAATCTTGTTTGGCAAAGGGATGATGCCGCCAAAAAACTTTCTCAAAAATTGGGTATAGACGTTTGGGTTTCTGTTAACCAATACGTGACGATCTCATGGGAAACCTGGCATGACCTGGACGATTTAACAAAACGTGCAATCGGTCTTGAAATTGAAGCATTAGCACAGGACAAACAGAAAGCTGTGCGAGAGCAAGAAAGCAAATTGGAAAACTTAATAACTAAAGATTCTTTAGCACTTAAGTTTCCAAATCAAACCAACAGCTCTATCGGTAGGTTCATGAGTTAA
- a CDS encoding hypothetical protein (IMG reference gene:2510094345), with protein sequence MYQGQSKVLELVDVPFNPNSRPRNKLKQLGDYKSIAGHYRRPMAQRLLEFEQIALFDTTVSYVLFILIDTLISLLGPIEHPDKEIRDFLRENIDVLGGLPGAKNEDEEKSNSDFKSSQIYQALYRAIHCSLWAGFSTSEVLYTVNKGRLFIEDFLTYHPATIIVRPNKKGRLTEGEPTHEHRPSGIYQQTGLLNYASPGETQLPLWKTVHLPRLSFYGNYYGTSAIEPIYKWHLLKEAFIDMQAIALDRSGTPIVAITIPVYNTNQTEVDPVTGEERQLTTQEILERQTQTQNFGGGGNLLLLPQFDEKLPPKAQVLTSGSNVGESFEIGIDRCDRELAKGLWVPFVLFPFGNRVEGMSDTYRAMELFNRIIVNLHRQFIHPLVSQSFHQCVKQNFSRESANIAPWFPIRQTTRPEDRVALMQMISGLTDRGYFNPLNDQDWLMVREMVDAISRAPNDVDRKFINDMIIVPKQPAPGGSSKGSVRGKGVGAGRPTGTSAPKSNKS encoded by the coding sequence ATGTATCAAGGTCAGAGTAAAGTTCTGGAACTTGTTGATGTTCCATTTAATCCTAATAGTCGCCCCCGCAACAAGTTAAAACAGCTAGGCGACTACAAGTCCATTGCTGGACACTACAGACGACCGATGGCTCAACGTCTGTTGGAATTTGAGCAAATTGCTCTGTTTGACACAACAGTTTCGTATGTTCTCTTTATCCTGATTGACACGTTAATTTCTCTACTGGGTCCAATTGAGCATCCTGATAAAGAAATTAGGGATTTCCTTAGAGAAAATATTGATGTGCTAGGTGGATTGCCTGGTGCAAAAAATGAAGATGAGGAAAAGTCTAACAGCGATTTTAAGTCGAGTCAGATTTATCAAGCGCTTTACCGAGCAATACACTGTTCATTGTGGGCTGGGTTTTCAACCTCAGAAGTTCTTTACACAGTTAATAAAGGGCGACTTTTTATTGAAGATTTTCTAACCTACCACCCGGCAACAATCATAGTGAGACCGAATAAAAAAGGTAGGTTAACAGAGGGAGAACCTACTCATGAACACCGTCCGTCTGGAATATACCAGCAGACTGGACTGTTAAATTACGCTTCCCCCGGTGAGACGCAGTTACCGTTATGGAAAACTGTTCATCTTCCCAGACTTTCTTTTTATGGAAACTACTACGGCACTTCCGCAATTGAACCTATTTATAAGTGGCATCTATTAAAAGAAGCTTTCATAGACATGCAAGCGATCGCATTAGATCGTAGCGGAACTCCAATTGTTGCCATAACGATTCCAGTGTACAACACCAATCAGACAGAAGTTGACCCAGTTACAGGAGAAGAACGTCAACTTACAACTCAAGAGATTTTAGAGCGGCAGACTCAAACTCAAAACTTCGGTGGAGGTGGAAACCTATTACTTTTGCCTCAGTTTGATGAAAAGTTACCTCCTAAAGCCCAAGTACTAACATCAGGCTCAAACGTCGGTGAATCTTTCGAAATTGGGATTGATCGATGTGACAGAGAACTTGCAAAAGGATTGTGGGTACCTTTTGTGTTATTTCCCTTTGGCAATAGGGTTGAAGGAATGTCTGATACTTATCGGGCAATGGAACTCTTTAACCGCATAATAGTTAATCTTCACAGGCAGTTTATCCACCCATTAGTCTCACAAAGTTTTCATCAATGTGTAAAGCAGAATTTTAGTAGAGAATCCGCAAACATTGCCCCTTGGTTTCCAATACGGCAAACCACCCGACCAGAAGACCGTGTGGCATTGATGCAAATGATTTCAGGTTTAACTGACCGTGGTTACTTTAATCCTCTTAACGACCAAGATTGGCTAATGGTGCGTGAGATGGTAGATGCAATATCTCGTGCGCCAAATGATGTTGACCGCAAATTTATTAATGACATGATTATTGTGCCTAAGCAACCTGCACCGGGCGGTTCCTCTAAAGGTTCAGTTAGAGGTAAAGGTGTAGGAGCCGGAAGACCAACGGGAACTTCAGCTCCTAAATCCAATAAGAGTTAA
- a CDS encoding hypothetical protein (IMG reference gene:2510094346), which yields MDYSLATLLVLEHLQDSLSITKTEVTQDTMQVILQDGKKLSLPLPDNWKEYARRYQISASLKGKSLEDFEECFVRLVLAESFLTAMESASLIETGDDWLLLYWFRGKKKQKKLRAIANVQEHYDLLLVARAVYEGYTITELIGSHIIINTPSGARRRCTPNHCDCQQFIEVGKYVPGFKCIHLKIVDYYLSDRLAFQDTAKMV from the coding sequence GTGGATTACTCGTTAGCTACCCTTTTAGTCTTAGAACATTTACAGGATTCTTTATCCATTACAAAAACCGAAGTAACACAAGACACGATGCAAGTGATCTTGCAAGACGGTAAAAAACTAAGCTTGCCACTACCAGACAATTGGAAAGAATATGCAAGACGCTATCAAATATCTGCGTCTTTAAAAGGAAAGAGCTTAGAAGATTTTGAAGAATGCTTTGTAAGACTTGTTTTAGCGGAAAGCTTCTTAACCGCTATGGAGTCAGCATCTTTAATTGAAACTGGGGATGATTGGTTACTCCTCTACTGGTTTAGAGGTAAAAAGAAGCAGAAAAAATTAAGGGCGATTGCAAATGTTCAAGAGCACTACGATTTACTTTTAGTAGCACGAGCAGTTTATGAAGGCTACACTATAACGGAATTAATTGGGTCGCATATCATAATTAACACTCCGTCTGGGGCACGAAGACGATGTACTCCAAATCATTGTGATTGTCAGCAATTTATTGAAGTAGGGAAGTATGTTCCAGGGTTTAAGTGCATACACTTAAAAATAGTGGACTACTATTTAAGTGATCGGCTTGCCTTCCAAGATACTGCAAAGATGGTTTAA
- a CDS encoding hypothetical protein (IMG reference gene:2510094347) has protein sequence MISDSQLIADLVMNSVNVKPDLMEIQAGQPVNQVVNQTPQPQSLSLPDEVLTVASTDKLNSTINVDAQTHLSHESDSEKLSISIGGHWSDSNSQLAGNFPFSKMWRAARFISCVLSEASDSKYHRLSLALNSSDDSSDSDWVVTANFKYESEVSDTELLLAHYASYIHLRIGALPSYYDEYYANPTSQNQDELNKLAESLRSDAIKLTQKTEDESFTWVQKLAGQPLGVDSSKRLIKVPFCVLGSWSHPVYETVSFTQNDFDNMKQNFANGEVGFEPPLFLGHPIDTDTMEGHAAEAFLQEIVQEGNVLSGIFETVSDETYAAVALGRYRYSSGEFIRNWQSKSNGKSVGTVLIGVALTNRPFLPNLPRVSALSAPLESRVSLTFQLTNPDLVQHMTTQTSPEKQQEQTSVAASQPVQSPSPTQTQDLSMTTELEQFKNLVNQQFTDLKQSYTQQFEAQKQELAAAIARLTTAEAEKQDLATRLAAAEEKLKATEVNAKLAELEALTLPVEVKEKYSELIKNGTLGEQESVVMETLKQMSLTRVQEATTQHGTVTATQALNDPNVQDPYASVIERNQQLAKAKEKALMSLLS, from the coding sequence ATGATTTCTGACAGCCAGCTGATTGCTGACTTGGTGATGAATAGTGTTAATGTCAAGCCTGACCTTATGGAAATACAGGCTGGACAACCTGTAAACCAAGTTGTTAATCAAACACCACAACCACAATCTTTGTCTCTGCCGGATGAAGTACTTACTGTAGCATCTACAGATAAGCTAAATAGTACTATAAATGTTGACGCTCAAACACATCTAAGTCACGAATCTGATTCGGAAAAATTATCTATTTCGATTGGTGGTCATTGGTCGGATAGTAACAGCCAGTTAGCAGGCAACTTTCCGTTTTCTAAAATGTGGAGAGCTGCAAGATTTATCTCATGTGTCTTGTCAGAAGCGTCTGATTCTAAGTACCACCGTCTTTCTCTTGCTCTAAATTCCAGCGATGATAGTTCAGACTCAGACTGGGTTGTAACAGCTAATTTCAAGTATGAGTCGGAAGTTTCAGATACAGAGCTTTTGTTAGCTCACTATGCTAGCTATATTCATTTAAGAATCGGAGCTTTGCCTAGTTACTACGACGAGTACTACGCAAATCCTACTTCTCAGAATCAAGATGAACTTAATAAGTTAGCTGAATCTCTTCGATCCGATGCTATTAAACTGACTCAAAAAACTGAAGATGAGAGTTTCACCTGGGTTCAGAAATTAGCCGGACAACCTTTGGGCGTAGACTCTTCCAAACGACTTATTAAGGTTCCATTCTGTGTTCTCGGCTCTTGGAGCCATCCGGTTTATGAAACGGTTAGTTTCACACAGAATGACTTTGACAACATGAAGCAAAACTTTGCCAATGGTGAAGTTGGGTTTGAACCCCCCTTATTTCTAGGTCATCCGATTGATACGGATACTATGGAGGGTCATGCTGCAGAAGCCTTCTTACAAGAAATTGTTCAGGAAGGGAACGTACTTAGCGGCATCTTCGAGACGGTTTCTGACGAAACATATGCAGCGGTAGCGTTAGGGCGCTACCGCTATAGCAGTGGTGAGTTCATAAGAAATTGGCAGTCAAAGAGTAACGGTAAATCTGTTGGTACTGTGCTGATTGGAGTAGCACTAACAAATAGACCATTCTTGCCAAATTTGCCTCGCGTGAGTGCCCTGTCTGCTCCTTTGGAGTCTAGGGTGTCTCTAACTTTTCAACTTACAAACCCAGATTTAGTCCAACATATGACTACCCAAACTTCTCCTGAAAAGCAACAGGAGCAGACATCTGTTGCTGCTTCACAACCCGTTCAATCGCCTTCACCAACACAAACACAGGACTTGTCAATGACAACAGAACTTGAACAGTTCAAGAACTTAGTAAACCAACAGTTTACAGATCTTAAACAGTCTTACACACAACAGTTTGAAGCTCAAAAGCAGGAATTGGCGGCAGCTATTGCTCGTCTTACAACTGCAGAAGCCGAAAAGCAAGATTTAGCTACACGTCTTGCTGCAGCTGAAGAAAAGTTAAAAGCAACAGAAGTAAACGCCAAACTTGCTGAGCTTGAAGCTTTGACCTTACCTGTTGAAGTGAAAGAGAAGTATAGCGAACTCATCAAGAACGGAACCCTTGGTGAGCAAGAGTCTGTTGTGATGGAAACGCTCAAACAGATGAGCCTTACTCGTGTGCAAGAAGCGACTACTCAACACGGGACTGTCACTGCAACACAAGCACTCAATGATCCAAACGTTCAAGACCCTTATGCCTCAGTAATTGAGCGTAACCAACAGCTTGCAAAAGCCAAAGAAAAAGCGTTGATGTCTTTGCTTAGCTAA
- a CDS encoding hypothetical protein (IMG reference gene:2510094348), which translates to MVTTIQPTTTPYEYVGDVPALGSLQLTRLAKSFEEIDSQGLEDLFPTVQSEERTVVIETMREGLGIMPIVQMGVPAGNFLEPERVERRYVQPVFLREDDFVDQALINQLRKVGTLNEKDPPLQIIQRRVQRLVNRHNRTRNLLQAMCLQGGINYTDPRTKATINVSTQIPTHNYFRYDGWDATLASGAAIGTTGYVAAKNLTNNKGRKEALLFTDKSGRAGVPWSHPQADLVRCLRFLRQYCYNSNKVLLTDMVMSRDLYTVIQENEIIQAQMGSVGVITVPGGTNGAVNEIAAASSRVTPPSIRFDSAGDVQSIAGLNIRLIDSMYRDPVDNVIKKMWPSNLVAVIARSHHQDRSASLGQTMEPVGESPDGTAGLWMRTGPDQMPPAVPGRAMQLGNCFLPYVTYPQWIMLLTVADTGMIDETLILRSDLEYGTF; encoded by the coding sequence ATGGTAACAACTATTCAGCCGACGACAACTCCCTATGAATATGTGGGTGATGTGCCTGCACTAGGGTCTTTGCAGCTAACTCGTTTAGCTAAATCATTTGAAGAAATAGACTCCCAAGGATTAGAAGATCTTTTTCCAACCGTTCAGTCTGAAGAGCGTACTGTCGTTATTGAGACGATGCGTGAAGGTTTAGGAATTATGCCTATCGTTCAGATGGGTGTTCCTGCCGGAAACTTCCTAGAACCTGAGCGTGTAGAAAGACGTTACGTTCAACCCGTATTTTTGCGGGAAGACGATTTCGTTGACCAGGCGTTGATTAACCAACTTCGTAAGGTTGGAACTCTCAATGAAAAAGATCCTCCTTTACAGATTATTCAGCGTCGTGTTCAGCGACTAGTTAATCGCCACAACCGGACTCGAAATTTGCTGCAAGCAATGTGCTTACAGGGAGGTATTAACTACACGGACCCTCGCACAAAAGCCACAATTAACGTTAGTACTCAAATTCCCACGCACAACTACTTCCGATACGACGGGTGGGATGCAACTCTAGCTTCTGGTGCTGCGATTGGCACTACTGGCTACGTTGCAGCTAAAAACTTGACGAACAACAAAGGACGTAAGGAAGCATTACTGTTTACAGATAAATCTGGTCGGGCGGGTGTTCCCTGGTCCCACCCACAAGCAGATCTAGTCCGGTGCTTACGTTTTCTACGACAGTATTGCTACAACAGCAACAAAGTGTTGCTCACGGACATGGTTATGTCCCGTGATTTGTACACTGTCATTCAAGAGAACGAAATCATTCAAGCTCAGATGGGTAGCGTCGGAGTCATAACGGTTCCAGGTGGAACAAACGGGGCAGTTAATGAAATTGCAGCAGCTTCGTCTCGTGTAACACCTCCAAGTATCCGCTTTGACAGTGCTGGAGATGTTCAGTCGATTGCAGGGTTGAACATTCGTCTGATCGACTCAATGTATCGAGATCCTGTCGATAATGTCATTAAAAAGATGTGGCCATCTAACTTGGTGGCTGTGATTGCTAGATCACATCATCAAGACCGTAGTGCATCTCTTGGTCAGACAATGGAACCAGTTGGAGAATCTCCAGATGGAACTGCAGGTCTGTGGATGCGTACTGGTCCTGACCAAATGCCACCTGCTGTACCTGGTAGAGCAATGCAGCTTGGCAACTGCTTCCTCCCATACGTAACTTATCCTCAGTGGATTATGTTACTGACCGTTGCCGATACCGGAATGATCGATGAAACTCTCATCTTGCGTTCTGACCTTGAATACGGCACGTTCTAG
- a CDS encoding hypothetical protein (IMG reference gene:2510094349) — protein MSATSGQRFDYQAYTEGQRGGLSLYPYCGIINGLQVSTVAIAGTGNVNLTMNVSAGAARLDGQYCSLAAGITTLVLPVGLDLNVGDYTFNVWLNARRLVPAQASAPGAPATNDKYIKVVDKGSYLEVDDILYYTGSVWAKYNAISGPPALQGHNNLPLNEVNATIHNATSSNQSFALTAEKPVYHKTNYPVGLSSPGAAYLRQPAAIKIATINIANGGTITSTIYGDEVRIPI, from the coding sequence ATGAGTGCCACATCAGGACAACGGTTTGATTATCAGGCATACACTGAGGGTCAGCGTGGTGGTCTGAGTCTTTATCCGTACTGCGGAATTATTAACGGTTTACAAGTCAGTACCGTTGCTATCGCAGGTACAGGCAACGTGAACTTGACAATGAACGTGTCAGCGGGTGCTGCAAGACTTGATGGACAATACTGTTCACTAGCTGCTGGAATTACGACTTTGGTTCTTCCAGTAGGATTAGACTTAAACGTAGGCGACTACACATTTAATGTTTGGCTGAACGCAAGACGCCTGGTTCCTGCACAAGCTTCTGCGCCAGGTGCGCCTGCTACAAATGATAAATACATCAAGGTAGTAGATAAAGGGTCATATCTAGAGGTAGATGATATTCTCTACTACACTGGAAGTGTGTGGGCTAAATATAACGCTATATCAGGACCCCCTGCATTGCAAGGACATAACAACCTTCCTCTTAACGAGGTCAATGCGACCATCCACAACGCAACATCCAGTAACCAATCTTTTGCACTCACAGCAGAAAAGCCTGTTTACCACAAGACAAATTATCCTGTGGGTTTATCATCACCTGGAGCCGCTTACTTAAGACAGCCAGCAGCCATAAAAATTGCGACAATTAATATCGCTAACGGCGGTACTATCACGTCTACCATTTATGGTGATGAAGTTCGCATTCCAATTTAG
- a CDS encoding hypothetical protein (IMG reference gene:2510094350): MTTYRFLVKTQTSVIVNGQRRTFNSVGEVAEFPEDIGRLIQQRQVSGSEHLDFIGFHPPDDSVIPLSAPTTPTTDELNVNEEEEEEKNIEEEEQSLDADEDKSSGSDDQTIIIPLDANAHWSTVRSFVLDMEQEEQYEMIAAVKAAYDYPKVKEECDRILKKAGRI; this comes from the coding sequence ATGACCACATATAGATTTTTAGTTAAAACACAAACGTCTGTTATTGTAAACGGTCAGCGTCGAACGTTTAACTCAGTCGGAGAAGTTGCAGAGTTTCCTGAAGACATTGGGCGTTTAATTCAACAACGACAAGTCTCTGGTAGTGAACACCTTGATTTTATTGGGTTTCACCCACCAGATGATTCAGTTATTCCTCTATCGGCTCCAACTACTCCTACTACTGATGAATTAAATGTCAACGAGGAAGAGGAGGAAGAGAAAAACATTGAAGAAGAGGAGCAAAGTCTAGATGCTGACGAAGATAAATCATCTGGATCAGATGATCAGACTATCATAATTCCTTTAGATGCCAATGCTCATTGGAGTACTGTTCGTTCCTTCGTTTTAGACATGGAACAAGAGGAACAGTATGAGATGATTGCAGCAGTTAAAGCCGCATATGACTATCCAAAGGTTAAAGAAGAGTGCGATCGTATCTTGAAGAAAGCTGGTCGTATTTAA
- a CDS encoding hypothetical protein (IMG reference gene:2510094351) has protein sequence MDFTDRFIIATPALSGVDLETLTDEQLETLSPPVKDFSRMVREYSALLSRKGSKSIYLICTEQVDPRIALVLAGARDKVGVRLFPDLNSVKQVMFGKTDPSESAFVNAERNMFTQGVRRIAAALTAALLIGQLAQIEEQAKHSEFLEKSALADLQRLLEVPDIAVATAQKLEGEGEVKSFFFQPFSLELGSRILRAEFFMPSTTTSTWQIVNNYTGKFTTARIVADLADAINSYTLTQQTSNIIAAPILGDESTLYKIEFKARHRDASIACEVITARFTFTDNPNEPLPFKWGVSPAGLNDQFINSLLLAVQQGKASVVGVTAADRERGEPTVLYFKRAPKNSNGDILDYEGDVISSSIWGAQGNLTFRVSPMMDENVTLPVPYLTNVDAIQQTKLDAMRPNQVAELLLNQLFQIKGDTLALGALIRNDYPDNINALVALELIPFSVTNPEAWLILDLIDIPQDILVAVGNLQAPLTPFSSKPRSVRVESKFYAALAQNIRTTNQQVTAVPKVVKSPISDRLQAVRDDSTYRVLRRL, from the coding sequence ATGGATTTTACTGACAGATTTATTATTGCAACACCTGCTCTTTCTGGCGTGGACTTAGAAACACTAACAGATGAACAGCTGGAAACACTTTCTCCGCCTGTCAAAGATTTTTCTAGGATGGTGCGGGAGTACTCTGCACTGCTTTCTAGAAAAGGTTCTAAAAGTATCTATTTAATATGCACAGAGCAGGTAGACCCACGAATTGCTCTGGTTTTAGCTGGTGCAAGAGATAAAGTAGGTGTCAGATTGTTTCCAGACTTAAACTCTGTTAAACAAGTAATGTTTGGGAAAACGGACCCTTCTGAATCGGCATTTGTCAATGCTGAACGTAACATGTTTACACAAGGGGTTCGGCGTATTGCGGCTGCTCTAACGGCTGCTTTATTAATTGGACAACTTGCTCAAATCGAAGAGCAAGCAAAACATTCTGAGTTTTTAGAAAAATCAGCCTTAGCTGACCTTCAACGACTTCTAGAAGTCCCGGACATTGCTGTTGCTACAGCACAAAAACTAGAAGGTGAAGGAGAAGTCAAGTCTTTTTTCTTTCAGCCATTTTCTTTGGAGTTAGGTTCTAGAATTCTTCGAGCAGAATTCTTCATGCCATCGACAACTACATCGACTTGGCAGATAGTTAACAACTATACGGGTAAATTTACTACTGCAAGAATCGTTGCAGATCTAGCTGATGCGATTAACTCTTACACTCTCACCCAACAAACGAGCAATATCATCGCAGCTCCTATCCTTGGTGACGAAAGTACACTCTACAAAATTGAATTTAAGGCGAGACACCGAGATGCCTCTATCGCCTGTGAAGTCATTACGGCAAGGTTTACATTTACCGACAATCCCAATGAACCTCTCCCATTCAAATGGGGAGTTAGTCCAGCCGGATTAAACGACCAGTTTATCAACTCGTTACTTTTAGCTGTTCAACAAGGAAAAGCATCGGTTGTTGGTGTCACTGCAGCAGATAGAGAGCGTGGCGAACCAACTGTTTTGTACTTCAAACGAGCACCTAAAAACTCTAACGGAGATATTCTGGACTATGAAGGGGACGTAATTTCTTCCTCTATTTGGGGTGCTCAAGGTAATCTTACATTCCGAGTCTCACCCATGATGGATGAGAATGTAACTCTGCCTGTGCCTTACCTGACAAATGTTGATGCTATTCAACAAACAAAGTTAGATGCTATGCGTCCAAATCAGGTGGCAGAGCTGTTATTAAATCAGTTATTTCAGATTAAAGGGGACACGTTGGCGTTAGGGGCGTTGATAAGAAATGACTATCCAGACAATATCAACGCGCTAGTTGCCTTAGAATTAATACCTTTCTCAGTGACCAATCCAGAAGCCTGGTTAATTTTAGATTTAATTGATATTCCACAGGATATTTTGGTTGCTGTAGGAAATCTACAAGCACCGTTAACACCCTTTAGTTCTAAACCTCGTTCTGTTCGCGTGGAGTCCAAATTTTACGCTGCGCTTGCTCAAAATATTCGGACTACGAATCAACAAGTAACTGCAGTTCCTAAAGTGGTTAAGTCTCCTATTTCTGACAGGTTGCAAGCAGTTAGAGATGACTCCACTTATAGAGTCTTACGCAGACTATGA
- a CDS encoding hypothetical protein (IMG reference gene:2510094352), translating to MTRIFPTPRQLVLGTIVALASHPRIQNPGIYYIGSNTEEKIVSWRSYGGYELEEEGLVCSVYPAYSSRTTAGSAPPLGKQKSIQIEPYNLGSRMDASSLEQGTYNLIVELSYRDANLGEIVKLGYDFIQSTDGIPPLNTPHGTNVMPHEGTSLNLASEDLTAFQAEPQGLQRQFQTVEIKVSPAEELLREYTELLRLVLNDIPHIRPYTIRSSRVVTIDFPTSAWTRESEDLLFHTAYIHWELTLYPPGSWKDVYFMPVTSISATAQSEQQQILSPYYYVQLGDGTNLRIL from the coding sequence ATGACACGTATTTTTCCCACGCCACGACAACTTGTTTTGGGCACGATCGTTGCCCTAGCAAGTCACCCACGAATACAAAATCCGGGTATATATTACATTGGTAGCAACACGGAAGAAAAGATAGTTTCGTGGAGGTCTTATGGTGGCTACGAACTAGAGGAAGAAGGGCTGGTTTGTTCAGTTTATCCAGCATACTCATCGAGAACGACGGCTGGTTCTGCACCCCCATTAGGAAAACAAAAATCTATCCAAATAGAACCATACAATTTAGGTTCTAGAATGGATGCTTCTTCGCTAGAACAAGGCACTTACAACTTAATTGTGGAGCTTTCATACCGAGATGCTAACTTAGGAGAAATCGTTAAATTAGGCTACGATTTTATTCAATCTACGGATGGAATTCCTCCACTAAATACACCTCACGGCACTAATGTGATGCCGCACGAAGGAACTTCACTTAATTTAGCTTCAGAAGATTTAACTGCTTTTCAAGCAGAACCGCAAGGGTTGCAACGTCAGTTTCAAACTGTAGAAATTAAAGTCAGTCCGGCAGAAGAGTTGCTAAGAGAGTACACAGAATTATTACGTTTGGTGTTAAACGATATACCACATATTCGCCCTTACACAATTCGCTCTTCGAGAGTCGTAACTATTGATTTTCCTACATCTGCTTGGACAAGAGAATCTGAAGATCTTTTGTTCCACACAGCGTATATTCATTGGGAACTAACTTTGTATCCTCCCGGAAGCTGGAAGGATGTTTACTTTATGCCTGTGACTTCGATTTCTGCAACAGCTCAATCGGAGCAGCAGCAAATATTATCTCCTTACTATTACGTTCAATTAGGGGATGGGACTAATCTAAGAATTCTTTGA